In Deltaproteobacteria bacterium, the following proteins share a genomic window:
- the erpA gene encoding iron-sulfur cluster insertion protein ErpA — protein MITLTEKAVNHVKKMLTEQNTPDSAVRVGVVGGGCAGLSYKFTFEEKATEEDQVVEQNGVKILLDPKSYLFLNGVTIDYHSDLMSSGFTFHNPNAKSSCGCGTSFSV, from the coding sequence GTGATTACACTCACCGAAAAAGCTGTCAATCATGTCAAAAAAATGCTGACTGAGCAGAACACCCCCGATTCTGCCGTCCGTGTGGGAGTTGTGGGAGGGGGGTGCGCGGGCCTTTCCTATAAGTTTACTTTTGAAGAAAAGGCCACTGAGGAGGATCAAGTGGTGGAGCAAAATGGAGTGAAGATCCTTCTCGATCCTAAAAGTTATTTATTTTTAAATGGCGTGACCATTGATTATCATTCCGACTTGATGAGTTCAGGATTTACCTTTCATAATCCCAATGCGAAAAGTTCGTGCGGGTGTGGCACTAGTTTTTCGGTTTAA
- a CDS encoding DNA internalization-related competence protein ComEC/Rec2, which translates to MKRPLLPPLLGFCFGICSFLYCEIPLRISLSLSIFFLVLLFPSRNLHPHLNRPTGIFSSRRREFSIFFLFFFAGNFSAHFNQKSFVQSSNLSSYLNTPKIYLIARVQQRPEGIAPGPFRILLSALAIKRENEVSEVRGNVWLTVQNGEPAVEEGDVVQLVSRFGEVTSFKNFGLPNYQETLKRQGVLVQAWVEQAEFVVKIGEEKNFFLKAKNKILKKLKQELQTVSDTNQREWIEALLLGERKIPDSVEELFRKTGTSHLIVVSGLHMAMVSGFFYALFRIFFSLFPRLLLHVSVKKLSLIFSFIPVLFYAYLVGFSSSVLRSILSFFVLSLLVLLRKNSDALSILVNAALWILVFYPLQLFELSFQLSFLSIFFILAALPRVEFCLSAQSPLPRGEGIQGRVKLKCTRDHPLPGPLPSEGEGRTIVDRSSKKHKIVSLFLSSLVVQIGLLPLLAHAFHQLSWIAPGVNLILVPYYSVILMPLGISWMLFKCLGLPSLFLLKALVFFGRISLQILKLFASFPWASSSVSGFNASQCIAAYVFLLLLIFPPLKHFKKILFFVFLGNLFLWVQPYFTRHYSHQIKIHFLDVGQGDAMLLELPGAKTILLDGGGIVGSKTDVGEHVLFPYLLQNQFPQIDVAVISHPHPDHYLGILSLLKHYPIKELWYNGETALTESFQEILKELALQKIALKKIKEGDIPWNLEGVKMEAFFPPDQLNLLEKSSNTAVNNRSMVLKLTSQNFSMLLPGDIEEESEDFLANRTELFSTILKVPHHGSNSSSSEVFLNRVHPRIALMGVGQNNRFGFPRQVVLERYAARNIELLRTDLEGEIVLEWKSPRLTWQSYSQRSGVLDLASPNPELSSPEVPCRENP; encoded by the coding sequence ATGAAGCGACCTTTATTGCCGCCCTTGTTGGGCTTTTGTTTTGGCATTTGTAGTTTTCTTTATTGTGAAATCCCTCTGAGAATTTCCCTCAGCCTTTCCATCTTTTTTCTGGTTTTATTATTTCCCTCCCGCAATTTGCATCCTCACCTCAACCGCCCTACGGGCATCTTCTCCTCAAGGAGAAGGGAATTTAGTATTTTTTTTCTTTTCTTCTTCGCCGGAAATTTCTCGGCTCATTTCAATCAAAAAAGTTTTGTACAAAGTTCTAACCTGTCTTCTTATTTAAACACACCCAAAATTTATCTTATTGCTCGAGTTCAACAAAGGCCCGAAGGGATTGCACCAGGGCCCTTTCGAATTTTACTTTCTGCGCTTGCCATCAAAAGAGAAAATGAGGTGAGCGAGGTGCGGGGGAATGTATGGCTGACTGTGCAAAATGGGGAACCTGCAGTGGAAGAAGGAGATGTGGTGCAGCTGGTCAGTCGTTTCGGTGAAGTCACTTCCTTCAAAAATTTTGGACTGCCCAATTACCAGGAAACCCTTAAACGACAAGGCGTATTGGTACAGGCCTGGGTGGAACAAGCCGAATTTGTTGTAAAAATTGGGGAAGAAAAAAACTTCTTTTTAAAAGCAAAAAATAAAATTCTGAAAAAATTGAAACAAGAGCTGCAGACTGTTTCGGACACCAATCAAAGAGAATGGATAGAGGCCCTGTTGCTGGGCGAGAGAAAAATTCCGGATTCTGTCGAGGAGTTGTTTCGAAAAACGGGAACCAGTCATCTCATTGTTGTTTCAGGCTTGCATATGGCCATGGTGAGCGGATTTTTTTATGCCCTGTTTCGAATCTTTTTTTCTCTTTTTCCTCGCTTGTTACTCCATGTGTCAGTTAAAAAACTTTCTCTCATCTTCAGCTTTATCCCAGTCTTATTTTATGCTTATCTGGTGGGATTTTCCTCCTCGGTCTTACGCTCTATCCTGAGTTTTTTTGTATTGAGTTTGCTAGTACTTTTGCGAAAAAATTCAGATGCGCTTTCTATATTGGTTAATGCCGCTCTCTGGATTTTAGTATTTTATCCCCTTCAGCTTTTTGAGCTTTCATTTCAGCTTTCTTTTCTGTCTATATTTTTTATTCTGGCAGCTTTGCCAAGAGTTGAATTTTGCTTGAGTGCACAGTCTCCCCTCCCTCGAGGGGAGGGGATTCAGGGGAGGGTGAAGCTCAAGTGCACGCGGGATCACCCTCTCCCTGGCCCTCTCCCCTCGGAGGGAGAGGGGAGAACAATCGTAGATAGGAGTTCAAAAAAACATAAAATAGTGAGTCTTTTTCTCTCCTCTCTAGTCGTGCAAATAGGCCTGCTGCCTCTACTTGCCCATGCATTTCATCAGCTGAGTTGGATCGCACCGGGGGTGAATTTAATTTTAGTTCCTTACTACAGCGTTATCCTCATGCCTTTGGGAATCAGCTGGATGTTGTTTAAGTGTCTGGGTCTGCCCAGTTTGTTTCTGCTGAAAGCCCTGGTTTTTTTTGGTCGTATTTCTCTTCAGATTCTCAAACTTTTTGCGTCTTTTCCCTGGGCCTCGTCTTCGGTGTCTGGTTTTAATGCCAGCCAATGTATTGCGGCTTATGTGTTTTTACTTCTTCTGATTTTTCCTCCGCTCAAGCATTTCAAAAAAATCCTGTTTTTTGTTTTTTTGGGGAATCTGTTCCTTTGGGTTCAGCCCTATTTTACAAGGCATTATTCTCATCAAATCAAGATTCATTTTTTGGATGTGGGGCAGGGAGATGCCATGCTGCTTGAACTTCCGGGTGCCAAAACAATCCTGTTGGATGGCGGAGGAATAGTGGGCTCGAAGACCGATGTGGGAGAACACGTGCTTTTCCCTTATCTATTACAAAATCAATTTCCTCAAATCGACGTGGCGGTCATCAGTCATCCGCATCCCGATCATTATTTGGGGATTCTGAGTTTGTTGAAGCATTATCCCATCAAAGAGCTGTGGTACAACGGGGAAACGGCACTGACAGAGAGTTTTCAGGAGATTTTAAAAGAGTTGGCCTTGCAAAAAATTGCACTCAAAAAAATTAAAGAAGGGGATATCCCCTGGAATTTGGAAGGAGTAAAAATGGAGGCCTTCTTTCCTCCCGATCAGTTAAATCTGCTGGAAAAATCCAGCAACACCGCCGTGAACAATCGTTCGATGGTTTTAAAATTAACGTCACAAAATTTTTCGATGCTGTTGCCGGGGGATATTGAAGAGGAGAGTGAAGACTTTTTGGCGAATCGCACAGAACTTTTTTCGACAATACTCAAAGTGCCTCACCACGGCAGCAACAGTTCCTCCAGCGAGGTGTTTTTAAACCGGGTTCATCCCCGCATTGCCTTGATGGGAGTAGGACAGAACAATCGTTTTGGTTTTCCACGGCAGGTGGTTTTGGAGCGTTATGCTGCGCGAAACATTGAATTGCTGCGAACAGATCTTGAGGGTGAAATTGTGTTGGAATGGAAAAGTCCAAGGCTTACTTGGCAGAGCTATTCGCAGCGGTCTGGAGTTTTGGACTTAGCTTCTCCCAACCCTGAGCTCTCCAGCCCAGAGGTGCCTTGTAGAGAAAACCCATGA
- a CDS encoding methylated-DNA--[protein]-cysteine S-methyltransferase: MTKNHSKLLHYTFFDSTLGKLWITLHKKKLCGIYFHSSDLYYFQHKHKYTLKAIVKLPSVLERELTDYFKGKLKKFQYPICFLTGTAFQQKVWQVLTKIPYGRTKTYGEVAKAVKSPKAARAVGSANGSNQIPIVVPCHRVVASKSLGGYSEGLDIKKQLLQLESGIRFKV; the protein is encoded by the coding sequence ATGACAAAAAATCACTCTAAACTCCTCCACTACACCTTTTTTGATTCCACCTTAGGAAAACTCTGGATCACGTTACACAAAAAAAAACTCTGCGGAATCTATTTTCATTCCAGCGATCTTTACTATTTCCAGCACAAACACAAATATACCTTGAAGGCAATTGTCAAACTTCCCTCAGTGCTGGAAAGAGAGCTGACGGATTATTTTAAGGGCAAATTAAAAAAATTCCAATATCCCATTTGCTTTTTAACAGGCACTGCTTTTCAACAAAAGGTTTGGCAAGTCCTAACAAAAATTCCTTATGGCCGCACCAAAACCTATGGAGAGGTCGCCAAAGCGGTAAAATCCCCCAAGGCAGCACGAGCAGTAGGCTCAGCCAATGGCTCTAATCAAATTCCGATTGTCGTTCCCTGTCACCGTGTTGTAGCATCTAAGTCCCTCGGTGGGTACTCGGAGGGATTGGATATTAAAAAACAACTTCTGCAATTGGAATCAGGTATAAGGTTTAAGGTTTAA
- a CDS encoding aminotransferase class V-fold PLP-dependent enzyme produces MPIQTPIYLDYHATTPVDSRVLEAMLPYFFKKFGNASSKTHAFGWEAEAAVENARLQVASLLGAQKEEIYFTSGATESNNLAILGYARANRERRNHLLSCVSEHSAVLDPLRHLTEEGFEVSFLSIDSQGKINLEELQKNLRPETLLISLMGANNEIGSLHPLEDLGKIARQHGLAFHCDATQALGKIKIDVEKMGIDLLSLSGHKIYGPKGIGALYVRSKNPKINMSPVIFGGGHEGGLRSGTLNVPGIVGLGEACEIAQREMDSENIRLKSLRDMFWQQLQDKIEDVHLNGVLENRLTNNLNVRFDYVPVQQLMMEVRDLAFSAGATCTSVKAKPSHVLQALGLSKAEVEWSARFSLGRLTNEEEIAYATQRIKEGVDKIRTSSIEYEMAKEEL; encoded by the coding sequence ATGCCAATCCAAACTCCTATCTATCTCGATTATCATGCTACCACTCCTGTAGACTCACGGGTCTTAGAGGCTATGCTTCCTTATTTTTTTAAAAAATTTGGAAATGCCTCCAGTAAAACCCATGCCTTTGGCTGGGAAGCGGAAGCCGCTGTAGAAAATGCCAGATTGCAAGTTGCTTCTCTTTTGGGGGCTCAAAAAGAGGAAATCTATTTTACTTCGGGTGCGACTGAATCCAATAACTTGGCGATTTTGGGGTATGCGCGTGCGAATCGTGAGAGAAGAAATCATCTCCTCAGTTGTGTGAGTGAACATTCTGCGGTGTTAGATCCTCTTCGTCATTTGACAGAGGAAGGTTTTGAAGTGAGTTTCTTGAGCATAGATTCCCAGGGGAAAATAAATCTGGAGGAGCTACAAAAGAATCTTCGTCCCGAAACCCTTTTGATCAGCCTCATGGGAGCAAATAATGAAATTGGCAGCTTGCATCCTCTCGAGGATCTTGGAAAGATTGCCAGGCAGCATGGGCTTGCTTTTCATTGTGATGCCACACAGGCCCTTGGAAAAATTAAAATTGATGTTGAAAAAATGGGCATCGACCTTTTGTCTCTTTCGGGCCACAAAATTTATGGACCTAAGGGCATTGGTGCTTTGTATGTTCGATCGAAAAATCCAAAAATTAATATGAGCCCCGTTATTTTTGGAGGGGGGCATGAAGGCGGCTTGCGTTCAGGCACCCTCAATGTCCCTGGAATTGTTGGTTTGGGGGAGGCCTGTGAAATTGCGCAACGGGAAATGGATTCTGAAAATATCAGGCTAAAAAGTTTGCGAGACATGTTCTGGCAGCAGCTACAAGATAAAATAGAAGATGTTCATTTGAATGGGGTCTTGGAAAATCGTCTGACCAATAATTTGAATGTTCGTTTCGATTATGTGCCTGTGCAGCAATTGATGATGGAAGTGCGCGACCTGGCTTTTTCTGCGGGGGCGACTTGCACCTCTGTAAAAGCAAAGCCTTCTCACGTTTTGCAAGCCTTGGGATTGAGTAAGGCAGAAGTTGAATGGAGTGCCCGTTTTAGTTTGGGCCGCCTTACAAATGAAGAAGAAATAGCTTATGCCACCCAGAGAATTAAAGAGGGGGTTGATAAAATTCGAACTTCGTCTATAGAGTACGAAATGGCAAAGGAGGAATTGTGA
- the sufB gene encoding Fe-S cluster assembly protein SufB, which translates to MNNSALRALTQQEYKYGFVTSVAADRIPKGLSEEVIRLISSKKNEPAFMLEWRLKAFRHWQKMREPTWAHLHFPKIDYQDICYYSAPKPKKQLNSLEEVDPEVLETFNKLGISLKEQERLSGIAVDAVFDSVSVGTSFKNKLNDLGIIFCSFSEAVQEHPELIQKYLGTVVPYTDNFYATLNTAVFSDGSFVYIPKGVKCPMELSTYFRINASETGQFERTLIIADEGSSVSYLEGCTAPMRDENQLHAAVVELIALDHATIKYSTVQNWYPGDKNGKGGIYNFVTKRGKCMTHAKISWTQVETGSAITWKYPSCILQGDHSIGEFYSVAVTNNYQQADTGTKMIHIGKNTKSTIVSKGISAGHGQNSYRGLVKIMKSAEGARNYSQCDSLLMGDECGAHTYPYMEIKNNRAQIEHEASTSKISEDQLFYCRQRGLSNEDAVNLIVNGFCKQVFKELPMEFAVEAQKLLGVSLEGSVG; encoded by the coding sequence ATGAATAACTCTGCCCTACGGGCCCTCACCCAACAGGAATATAAATATGGTTTTGTGACCTCGGTTGCAGCAGATCGCATCCCCAAAGGCCTAAGCGAAGAAGTCATCCGACTCATTTCGAGCAAAAAAAATGAACCGGCTTTTATGCTGGAATGGCGGCTCAAGGCCTTTAGACATTGGCAAAAAATGCGGGAACCCACTTGGGCACATCTGCATTTTCCAAAAATCGATTATCAGGACATTTGTTACTACTCGGCTCCCAAGCCTAAAAAGCAGTTGAATAGTTTGGAGGAAGTGGATCCTGAAGTTTTGGAGACCTTCAATAAATTGGGGATCTCTCTCAAGGAACAGGAGCGGCTAAGCGGCATTGCGGTCGATGCCGTCTTTGATAGTGTCTCGGTGGGGACCAGCTTCAAAAACAAGTTGAATGATCTGGGAATTATTTTTTGTTCCTTTTCGGAGGCCGTACAAGAACATCCCGAGCTGATTCAAAAATATCTGGGGACAGTCGTTCCTTACACCGATAATTTTTACGCCACTTTGAACACCGCTGTTTTTAGCGATGGATCCTTCGTCTATATTCCCAAGGGCGTCAAATGTCCGATGGAGCTCTCTACCTATTTCAGGATTAACGCCTCCGAAACCGGGCAGTTTGAACGCACTTTAATTATTGCCGACGAAGGCAGCAGCGTCAGCTATCTGGAGGGTTGCACGGCTCCAATGCGAGATGAAAATCAGCTGCATGCCGCCGTGGTCGAACTGATTGCGCTGGACCACGCGACCATCAAATATTCTACCGTGCAAAACTGGTATCCCGGTGACAAGAACGGTAAAGGTGGCATTTACAATTTCGTCACCAAACGCGGCAAATGCATGACCCATGCAAAAATTTCCTGGACCCAGGTGGAAACCGGCTCTGCCATCACCTGGAAATATCCGAGCTGCATCCTGCAGGGAGACCATTCGATTGGCGAATTTTATTCAGTTGCCGTTACCAACAATTATCAGCAGGCCGATACCGGCACCAAGATGATTCACATCGGTAAAAATACGAAGAGCACCATTGTTTCCAAAGGCATCTCTGCAGGACATGGACAAAATTCTTATCGCGGGCTGGTCAAAATCATGAAAAGCGCGGAAGGCGCGCGCAATTATTCGCAATGCGATTCACTGCTGATGGGCGATGAATGCGGCGCGCATACCTATCCGTACATGGAGATAAAAAACAACCGTGCCCAAATCGAACACGAAGCCAGCACCAGCAAGATCAGTGAAGATCAGCTTTTTTATTGTCGTCAACGCGGACTCTCAAACGAAGATGCCGTCAATTTAATCGTGAACGGATTCTGTAAACAGGTCTTCAAGGAACTTCCCATGGAATTTGCGGTAGAAGCGCAAAAGCTGTTGGGAGTGAGTTTGGAAGGCTCAGTGGGATAA
- the sufD gene encoding Fe-S cluster assembly protein SufD, whose protein sequence is MSTFLQQLEKDSQSLMQLWNPELRQKAYAAFLNQGLPSTKLESWRYTSLQKMAELPFESKSSVHQAELPSLEKRCRITLINGQFSREHSSLHLPAGVEFKPLSEALKNGLQLEALATTPENALNNLNTAFFLDGAYLRISANTQVEEVLEILCIQDASHLQAFYPKNVIELESAAYAHVQERYISLHHECYLMNASTEIKLGDNAELHYYRSQEEDKKAFHLSSVRVSQKRNSRFYSYGLFLGSGLNHNHLQSSLKEEGAECNLLGLYLGGETQHLDNYTLIDHATPHCRSNELYKGILEEEASASFQGHILVQPHAVKTESRQLNKNLLLSPKASVNTKPLLEIYNNDVKCNHGATIGKLDEKQLFYLRSRGLDAQEAKSLLTLAFASDWLSEIKQDLLFKEFRCRILTHFFPKTVLSPLP, encoded by the coding sequence ATGTCTACATTCCTTCAACAACTCGAAAAAGATTCCCAAAGTTTGATGCAACTCTGGAATCCGGAGCTGCGTCAAAAGGCCTACGCGGCCTTTTTGAATCAGGGGCTCCCCAGTACTAAACTGGAAAGTTGGCGCTACACTTCTCTGCAAAAAATGGCGGAGCTTCCCTTTGAATCGAAATCGTCTGTGCATCAAGCCGAGCTTCCGAGTTTGGAAAAGCGTTGCAGAATCACATTAATCAATGGGCAATTTTCGCGCGAACATTCTTCACTCCATTTACCCGCAGGAGTAGAGTTCAAGCCCTTGAGCGAGGCTCTTAAAAATGGACTACAGCTTGAAGCCCTTGCTACAACGCCCGAAAATGCCTTGAATAATCTGAATACCGCCTTCTTCTTGGATGGGGCGTACTTGCGAATCTCCGCAAATACCCAGGTAGAGGAAGTGCTCGAAATCTTATGCATCCAGGATGCCTCGCACTTGCAGGCCTTCTATCCTAAAAATGTGATTGAGCTGGAAAGTGCTGCGTACGCTCATGTGCAGGAACGTTACATTTCTCTCCATCACGAATGCTATTTGATGAATGCCAGCACCGAAATCAAATTGGGCGACAACGCCGAACTTCATTATTATCGCAGCCAGGAAGAAGACAAAAAGGCCTTTCATCTTTCTTCGGTACGCGTGTCGCAAAAACGCAACTCCCGCTTTTATTCTTATGGATTATTTTTAGGTTCCGGCCTCAACCACAATCATCTGCAAAGCAGCCTCAAAGAAGAAGGTGCCGAGTGCAATCTGCTGGGGCTCTATCTTGGCGGGGAAACTCAGCATTTGGACAATTACACCTTGATCGATCATGCCACTCCTCATTGTCGTTCCAACGAGCTCTACAAGGGCATTCTGGAAGAAGAGGCCTCGGCCAGCTTTCAGGGGCACATTTTAGTGCAGCCTCATGCAGTGAAAACAGAATCGAGGCAGCTCAATAAAAATCTGCTGCTTTCTCCCAAAGCGAGCGTTAACACCAAACCCCTTTTGGAAATTTATAATAATGATGTGAAATGCAACCACGGAGCCACCATCGGAAAGCTGGATGAAAAGCAGCTTTTTTATCTGCGCTCTCGCGGGCTGGATGCCCAGGAGGCTAAATCGTTGCTCACCCTTGCCTTTGCCAGCGACTGGCTTTCAGAAATAAAGCAGGATTTACTCTTCAAGGAATTTCGCTGCAGGATATTGACGCATTTTTTCCCGAAGACTGTCCTCTCCCCTCTCCCTTGA
- a CDS encoding MBL fold metallo-hydrolase, producing MPLPLKETPQGVLIGDVEFVWARNAKEFFFSNSIVVHTPDALVVDPSANFSFFEHLASQNKVRTVVNSHYHIDHRSLNHLFSNAQFLCHEKDREAILSFDNYLKYADQNQDSSYVMWLKGIFSSLEIDREVIHETLKDKQYLPVKGLKIEVVHLPGHTPGHMGFYFEALKILYVSDIDLTPTGPWYANISSNIDQFIASIARIKAIPADYYISSHGERVYEPEKFLEKLSRFEVAFEKRDQRILESLKEAPKDLETLSKVGIIYKSSQLTDPLRSCFERQMIEKHLERLEKQGKIRQEKSLFML from the coding sequence ATGCCACTTCCCCTCAAAGAAACCCCTCAAGGGGTACTCATCGGAGACGTAGAATTCGTTTGGGCACGCAACGCCAAGGAGTTTTTCTTTTCCAACTCCATTGTGGTTCACACCCCCGATGCTTTGGTGGTGGACCCCTCCGCCAACTTCAGTTTTTTTGAGCACCTCGCTTCTCAAAACAAGGTGCGCACCGTAGTCAATTCTCATTATCACATCGACCATCGCTCGCTGAATCATCTCTTCAGCAACGCCCAGTTTTTGTGTCACGAAAAAGACCGGGAGGCGATACTATCGTTTGATAATTATCTTAAATATGCCGATCAAAATCAGGATTCGTCTTATGTGATGTGGCTGAAAGGCATTTTTTCTTCTCTGGAAATTGATCGAGAAGTGATTCACGAAACGCTGAAAGACAAACAATATCTGCCGGTGAAAGGGCTTAAAATTGAAGTAGTGCATTTACCCGGACACACCCCCGGCCACATGGGTTTTTATTTTGAGGCTTTGAAAATTCTCTATGTTTCGGACATCGATCTCACCCCCACTGGCCCTTGGTATGCCAATATTTCCTCCAACATTGATCAATTCATTGCCTCTATAGCACGCATCAAGGCTATTCCAGCCGACTATTACATTAGTTCTCATGGGGAACGCGTATATGAACCTGAAAAGTTTTTGGAAAAACTTTCACGTTTTGAAGTGGCTTTTGAAAAGAGAGACCAACGAATTTTGGAGAGCCTAAAAGAAGCACCCAAAGATTTAGAAACACTTTCAAAGGTGGGAATTATTTATAAAAGCTCTCAGCTCACAGATCCACTACGCAGTTGTTTCGAACGGCAGATGATAGAGAAACATCTAGAGCGTTTGGAGAAGCAAGGAAAGATTAGACAGGAAAAGAGCTTGTTTATGCTCTAA
- the sufC gene encoding Fe-S cluster assembly ATPase SufC, with amino-acid sequence MLTIHQLHVEVEGKKILNGINLNINAGEVHAIMGPNGSGKSTLAQVLAGRENYVVTQGKILYEGKNLLDLPAEERAREGIFLGFQYPIEIPGVSNSYFLKAALNAIRKHRGEAEVDALDFLALIKEKMKLLQMDPKFLSRNVNEGFSGGEKKRNEILQMALLEPKLAILDETDSGLDIDSLKIVAEGVTALRSPKRAILLVTHYQRLLDYIVPDFIHVLSGGKIVLSGDRSLALKLEKEGYAWLEKLEKVAS; translated from the coding sequence ATGTTAACTATTCATCAGCTCCACGTCGAAGTGGAAGGTAAAAAAATTCTGAATGGCATTAACCTCAATATCAATGCCGGTGAAGTGCATGCCATCATGGGGCCGAACGGCTCTGGAAAAAGCACATTGGCTCAGGTGTTGGCGGGACGAGAGAACTATGTCGTCACACAGGGCAAAATTTTATACGAAGGCAAAAATCTTTTGGATCTGCCTGCAGAAGAACGCGCCCGCGAAGGAATTTTTTTAGGATTTCAATATCCCATTGAAATTCCTGGTGTCTCCAATTCCTATTTTTTAAAGGCAGCGCTTAATGCCATCCGCAAACACCGCGGCGAAGCAGAAGTGGATGCCCTGGATTTTCTGGCCTTGATTAAAGAAAAAATGAAGCTACTGCAGATGGACCCAAAATTTCTCTCCCGAAATGTGAATGAGGGTTTTTCGGGGGGTGAAAAAAAGCGGAACGAAATTCTGCAAATGGCCTTGCTGGAACCCAAACTGGCAATTCTGGATGAAACCGATTCCGGCCTGGATATTGATTCTTTGAAAATCGTGGCAGAAGGAGTGACTGCCCTGCGTAGCCCAAAACGGGCCATTTTGCTGGTCACGCATTACCAACGATTACTCGATTACATCGTTCCGGATTTCATCCACGTGCTGTCAGGTGGAAAGATTGTGCTTTCAGGAGACAGATCTCTCGCCCTGAAATTGGAAAAAGAAGGCTATGCGTGGTTGGAGAAGTTAGAGAAGGTTGCGAGTTAG
- a CDS encoding Rrf2 family transcriptional regulator yields MLQLNRKTEYALLSLEHIARKGGDSERVSNTREISEAHHIPYPILGKVLQKMASKGLIKSVQGINGGYVLARKPEDLSVMDIIQIFDGKFAVVGCFKEGRCDCPQWKGCHIKDPLSELNHKIYRLIAQTKLSDLLSPPEKIERRSA; encoded by the coding sequence ATGCTTCAACTCAACCGAAAAACGGAATATGCCTTGTTGTCGCTCGAGCACATCGCTCGAAAGGGAGGGGATTCTGAGCGGGTTTCAAACACCCGTGAAATCTCAGAGGCCCATCACATCCCTTATCCTATCCTGGGGAAGGTCTTGCAAAAGATGGCCAGCAAGGGCCTGATCAAGTCTGTTCAAGGTATCAACGGGGGCTATGTGTTAGCCCGCAAGCCGGAAGACTTGAGCGTGATGGATATTATTCAGATTTTTGACGGAAAATTTGCCGTGGTTGGATGCTTCAAAGAAGGCCGCTGTGATTGCCCTCAATGGAAAGGCTGTCATATTAAAGATCCTCTTTCCGAGCTCAACCACAAGATTTACCGTCTCATTGCTCAAACAAAATTGAGTGATCTTCTGAGTCCTCCTGAAAAAATTGAAAGGAGGAGCGCATGA